From the genome of Triticum aestivum cultivar Chinese Spring chromosome 3B, IWGSC CS RefSeq v2.1, whole genome shotgun sequence, one region includes:
- the LOC123070509 gene encoding uncharacterized protein isoform X1 translates to MPLLHGASLRALLAGAAVAHLSSSPIVRASPCAPPQPLRLRAFASHSASEPPPPPPSSPSPSTSRVLASAAAACDCEEGAKPAICTADELHYAPVPGTEWRLALWRYRPPPEAPKRNHPLMLLSGVATNAVGFDLSPGASFARHMSMQGFDTWIVELRGAGLSTRGSELAAASTKSDMSSNSGVDKILTQKVNVVPPAKDMSTNEPQSSEVPVLTDTNVLETNTSEEPQLVTKLANALAQLSVTFSVYVRDSQLRNITDSFFDRVTELVPDASLTSSLEEVADKFLGLMELPQTSAIYDQISQLSQRLVKILGEGQQNVSPRLFGWQERLSATIEDLQKQLELIISYDWDFDHYLEEDVPAAIDYIKQQSVPKDGKLLAIGHSMGGILLYAMVSKCGFEGADPELAAIVTLASSVDYTTSNSSLKLFVPLADPAEMLRVPAVPLGTLLSTTYPISSRAPYILSLLRSQISAKDMMDPELLSKLILNNFCTVPAKVLLQLATSFRDGGLRNRAGTFFFKEHLRKIKVPVLALAGDEDLICPPEAVYETVKVIPQHLVTYKVFGKPEGPHYAHYDLVGGRKAVHEVYPCIIEFLSQHDDVSS, encoded by the exons ATGCCGCTCCTCCACGGCGCCAGCCTCCGGGcgctcctcgccggcgccgccgtcgcccacctctcttcctctcccatcGTGCGCGCCTCCCCGTGCGCTCCTCCCCAGCCGCTGCGGCTCCGCGCCTTCGCCTCCCACAGCGCCTCggaacctccgccgccgcccccctcctcgCCATCGCCCTCGACCTCGCGGGTCCTCGCCTCTGCGGCCGCGGCGTGCGACTGCGAGGAGGGAGCGAAGCCCGCGATCTGCACGGCGGACGAGCTGCACTACGCGCCCGTGCCAGGCACCGAGTGGCGGCTCGCGCTTTGGAGGTACCGCCCGCCGCCTGAG GCGCCCAAGAGGAACCACCCACTGATGCTGCTGTCCGGAGTGGCCACCAATGCGGTGGGATTCGACCTGTCCCCTGGG GCTTCCTTTGCCCGTCATATGTCTATGCAAGGGTTTGATACATGGATTGTTGAGTTGCGTGGTGCAGGCCTCAGCACACGTGGATCAGAATTAGCTGCAGCTAGCACCAAGTCTGACATGTCCTCTAATTCAGGTGTGGATAAAATTTTGACACAGAAAGTAAATGTTGTTCCTCCTGCCAAGGATATGTCAACTAATGAACCTCAAAGTTCTGAAGTTCCAGTACTAACAGACACGAATGTGCTAGAAACAAACACATCAGAAGAACCACAACTGGTGACAAAGTTAGCAAATGCTTTGGCACAATTGAGTGTAACATTTTCAGTCTATGTAAGAGATAGCCAACTCAGAAACATCACTGACAGTTTTTTTGATCGAGTGACAGAACTTGTCCCTGATGCCTCATTAACTAGTAGTCTTGAGGAGGTTGCAGATAAATTTCTAGGGTTGATGGAATTGCCACAGACATCAGCAATATATGATCAAATTAGCCAATTAAGTCAGCGCCTTGTGAAGATTCTTGGGGAAGGTCAACAAAATGTTTCCCCTCGGTTATTTGGCTGGCAAGAACGCCTCTCCGCAACCATAGAAGATCTCCAAAAGCAGTTGGAGCTGATTATTAGCTATGATTGGGACTTTGACCATTACCTGGAGGAAGATGTACCTGCAGCG ATAGATTATATAAAACAGCAGAGTGTACCCAAGGATGGAAAATTGCTTGCTATTGGTCACTCTATGGGAGGAATCTTGTTGTATGCAATGGTTTCGAAGTGTG GATTCGAAGGGGCTGATCCAGAGCTGGCAGCGATTGTTACTCTGGCCTCATCAGTTGACTACACAACATCCAACTCCTCGCTCAAGTTATTTGTGCCTCTT GCAGATCCAGCTGAGATGTTGCGTGTTCCTGCTGTCCCACTAGGAACATTACTATCAACCACTTATCCTATATCATCTCGTGCACCATACATATTGTCACTGCTACGCTCTCAAATTTCAGCCAAGGATATGATGGATCCTGAACTGCTTTCAAAGCTCATCTTGAATAACTTCT GCACAGTACCAGCAAAGGTGTTATTACAGTTGGCGACCTCATTCCGTGACGGTGGGCTGCGAAACAGGGCTGGTACTTTTTTCTTCAAAGAGCATCTGCGGAAAATCAAAGTTCCGGTGCTTGCCCTTGCTGGAGACGAGGATCTGATTTGCCCCCCAGAAGCTGTTTACG AAACCGTGAAAGTAATTCCTCAGCATCTGGTCACCTATAAGGTTTTTGGTAAACCTGAAGGCCCTCACTATGCACATTATGACCTGGTTGGAGGGCGGAAG GCTGTCCATGAAGTGTACCCTTGCATAATAGAGTTCCTCTCTCAACATGATGATGTGTCTTCTTAA
- the LOC123070509 gene encoding uncharacterized protein isoform X3 encodes MLLSGVATNAVGFDLSPGASFARHMSMQGFDTWIVELRGAGLSTRGSELAAASTKSDMSSNSGVDKILTQKVNVVPPAKDMSTNEPQSSEVPVLTDTNVLETNTSEEPQLVTKLANALAQLSVTFSVYVRDSQLRNITDSFFDRVTELVPDASLTSSLEEVADKFLGLMELPQTSAIYDQISQLSQRLVKILGEGQQNVSPRLFGWQERLSATIEDLQKQLELIISYDWDFDHYLEEDVPAAIDYIKQQSVPKDGKLLAIGHSMGGILLYAMVSKCGFEGADPELAAIVTLASSVDYTTSNSSLKLFVPLADPAEMLRVPAVPLGTLLSTTYPISSRAPYILSLLRSQISAKDMMDPELLSKLILNNFCTVPAKVLLQLATSFRDGGLRNRAGTFFFKEHLRKIKVPVLALAGDEDLICPPEAVYETVKVIPQHLVTYKVFGKPEGPHYAHYDLVGGRKAVHEVYPCIIEFLSQHDDVSS; translated from the exons ATGCTGCTGTCCGGAGTGGCCACCAATGCGGTGGGATTCGACCTGTCCCCTGGG GCTTCCTTTGCCCGTCATATGTCTATGCAAGGGTTTGATACATGGATTGTTGAGTTGCGTGGTGCAGGCCTCAGCACACGTGGATCAGAATTAGCTGCAGCTAGCACCAAGTCTGACATGTCCTCTAATTCAGGTGTGGATAAAATTTTGACACAGAAAGTAAATGTTGTTCCTCCTGCCAAGGATATGTCAACTAATGAACCTCAAAGTTCTGAAGTTCCAGTACTAACAGACACGAATGTGCTAGAAACAAACACATCAGAAGAACCACAACTGGTGACAAAGTTAGCAAATGCTTTGGCACAATTGAGTGTAACATTTTCAGTCTATGTAAGAGATAGCCAACTCAGAAACATCACTGACAGTTTTTTTGATCGAGTGACAGAACTTGTCCCTGATGCCTCATTAACTAGTAGTCTTGAGGAGGTTGCAGATAAATTTCTAGGGTTGATGGAATTGCCACAGACATCAGCAATATATGATCAAATTAGCCAATTAAGTCAGCGCCTTGTGAAGATTCTTGGGGAAGGTCAACAAAATGTTTCCCCTCGGTTATTTGGCTGGCAAGAACGCCTCTCCGCAACCATAGAAGATCTCCAAAAGCAGTTGGAGCTGATTATTAGCTATGATTGGGACTTTGACCATTACCTGGAGGAAGATGTACCTGCAGCG ATAGATTATATAAAACAGCAGAGTGTACCCAAGGATGGAAAATTGCTTGCTATTGGTCACTCTATGGGAGGAATCTTGTTGTATGCAATGGTTTCGAAGTGTG GATTCGAAGGGGCTGATCCAGAGCTGGCAGCGATTGTTACTCTGGCCTCATCAGTTGACTACACAACATCCAACTCCTCGCTCAAGTTATTTGTGCCTCTT GCAGATCCAGCTGAGATGTTGCGTGTTCCTGCTGTCCCACTAGGAACATTACTATCAACCACTTATCCTATATCATCTCGTGCACCATACATATTGTCACTGCTACGCTCTCAAATTTCAGCCAAGGATATGATGGATCCTGAACTGCTTTCAAAGCTCATCTTGAATAACTTCT GCACAGTACCAGCAAAGGTGTTATTACAGTTGGCGACCTCATTCCGTGACGGTGGGCTGCGAAACAGGGCTGGTACTTTTTTCTTCAAAGAGCATCTGCGGAAAATCAAAGTTCCGGTGCTTGCCCTTGCTGGAGACGAGGATCTGATTTGCCCCCCAGAAGCTGTTTACG AAACCGTGAAAGTAATTCCTCAGCATCTGGTCACCTATAAGGTTTTTGGTAAACCTGAAGGCCCTCACTATGCACATTATGACCTGGTTGGAGGGCGGAAG GCTGTCCATGAAGTGTACCCTTGCATAATAGAGTTCCTCTCTCAACATGATGATGTGTCTTCTTAA
- the LOC123070509 gene encoding uncharacterized protein isoform X2 — MPLLHGASLRALLAGAAVAHLSSSPIVRASPCAPPQPLRLRAFASHSASEPPPPPPSSPSPSTSRVLASAAAACDCEEGAKPAICTADELHYAPVPGTEWRLALWRYRPPPEAPKRNHPLMLLSGVATNAVGFDLSPGASFARHMSMQGFDTWIVELRGAGLSTRGSELAAASTKSDMSSNSDKFLGLMELPQTSAIYDQISQLSQRLVKILGEGQQNVSPRLFGWQERLSATIEDLQKQLELIISYDWDFDHYLEEDVPAAIDYIKQQSVPKDGKLLAIGHSMGGILLYAMVSKCGFEGADPELAAIVTLASSVDYTTSNSSLKLFVPLADPAEMLRVPAVPLGTLLSTTYPISSRAPYILSLLRSQISAKDMMDPELLSKLILNNFCTVPAKVLLQLATSFRDGGLRNRAGTFFFKEHLRKIKVPVLALAGDEDLICPPEAVYETVKVIPQHLVTYKVFGKPEGPHYAHYDLVGGRKAVHEVYPCIIEFLSQHDDVSS, encoded by the exons ATGCCGCTCCTCCACGGCGCCAGCCTCCGGGcgctcctcgccggcgccgccgtcgcccacctctcttcctctcccatcGTGCGCGCCTCCCCGTGCGCTCCTCCCCAGCCGCTGCGGCTCCGCGCCTTCGCCTCCCACAGCGCCTCggaacctccgccgccgcccccctcctcgCCATCGCCCTCGACCTCGCGGGTCCTCGCCTCTGCGGCCGCGGCGTGCGACTGCGAGGAGGGAGCGAAGCCCGCGATCTGCACGGCGGACGAGCTGCACTACGCGCCCGTGCCAGGCACCGAGTGGCGGCTCGCGCTTTGGAGGTACCGCCCGCCGCCTGAG GCGCCCAAGAGGAACCACCCACTGATGCTGCTGTCCGGAGTGGCCACCAATGCGGTGGGATTCGACCTGTCCCCTGGG GCTTCCTTTGCCCGTCATATGTCTATGCAAGGGTTTGATACATGGATTGTTGAGTTGCGTGGTGCAGGCCTCAGCACACGTGGATCAGAATTAGCTGCAGCTAGCACCAAGTCTGACATGTCCTCTAATTCAG ATAAATTTCTAGGGTTGATGGAATTGCCACAGACATCAGCAATATATGATCAAATTAGCCAATTAAGTCAGCGCCTTGTGAAGATTCTTGGGGAAGGTCAACAAAATGTTTCCCCTCGGTTATTTGGCTGGCAAGAACGCCTCTCCGCAACCATAGAAGATCTCCAAAAGCAGTTGGAGCTGATTATTAGCTATGATTGGGACTTTGACCATTACCTGGAGGAAGATGTACCTGCAGCG ATAGATTATATAAAACAGCAGAGTGTACCCAAGGATGGAAAATTGCTTGCTATTGGTCACTCTATGGGAGGAATCTTGTTGTATGCAATGGTTTCGAAGTGTG GATTCGAAGGGGCTGATCCAGAGCTGGCAGCGATTGTTACTCTGGCCTCATCAGTTGACTACACAACATCCAACTCCTCGCTCAAGTTATTTGTGCCTCTT GCAGATCCAGCTGAGATGTTGCGTGTTCCTGCTGTCCCACTAGGAACATTACTATCAACCACTTATCCTATATCATCTCGTGCACCATACATATTGTCACTGCTACGCTCTCAAATTTCAGCCAAGGATATGATGGATCCTGAACTGCTTTCAAAGCTCATCTTGAATAACTTCT GCACAGTACCAGCAAAGGTGTTATTACAGTTGGCGACCTCATTCCGTGACGGTGGGCTGCGAAACAGGGCTGGTACTTTTTTCTTCAAAGAGCATCTGCGGAAAATCAAAGTTCCGGTGCTTGCCCTTGCTGGAGACGAGGATCTGATTTGCCCCCCAGAAGCTGTTTACG AAACCGTGAAAGTAATTCCTCAGCATCTGGTCACCTATAAGGTTTTTGGTAAACCTGAAGGCCCTCACTATGCACATTATGACCTGGTTGGAGGGCGGAAG GCTGTCCATGAAGTGTACCCTTGCATAATAGAGTTCCTCTCTCAACATGATGATGTGTCTTCTTAA